TTATTGGGTTGCATTGAAATACTTTTATTATCCAAAGATTTCAAAATATTTATATTTTTAATATTCGAAACTTCAGCCAAATGTGTTGAATGGGTAGTAGTTATTATTTGGGTATAATCCTTTGCAACTTTTAACTTATCAAACAAAGTTCTTTGAATATGTGTATGAATATGTGCCTCTGGCTCCTCAATAATCATAATGTTTATAAGTTCTCTCGTTCTATTGATTTCATATTCAACTATTTTCAAAGCCATATAAATCATATTTAGATGTCCTAATCCTAAAGATTCTATATCATTCTGTTTTGATGGTTTTAAAAATAAATATCGTGATAATGATTTTAAATCATCCTTCATTCCAGATTCTAAAATTATTTCTGGAGAATACACCATTCCTATCATGTCCAATAATTTCTCATTAATTTTCTTACCAACAAGTTCTACTTGCTCGACTTTAGATATGGATTTGTTCAAATTCATAATTTCGTCTTTAATTGAGCTGATTTCTGATTCTTTTATCAATGATTCTACTGATTCAATAATTCTTCTGATAGGGTTTTTAGGCTTTTTTAATTCACTTTCTACATCTCGTAAAGCATCAACAAATACCACTGATATATGATCCTGTACATCCGCTATATTTAATTTACATCCTAAAATTTCATCATCATCTTCGTCAGGATTTGTACATTGTCCGTTATCTAAATCTCCAACAATTTTTTTGTATATTGTTTCATTTATAAAATCCGTTTGTGCTCGACTTGTAAAATAAAATTCATAATCTGCAATTCTTATTTTATTCCGCTCTTTTTCAAATTCTATCGGATTGGTAATTTCACTTAATTTTTTTCTTATTTGCTTTTGTGGACGAATAAAAAGAGAAATTACACCAATATTATCATCTCCACTTTTTATATAGGATTTCAGAAAATCCTCATTCTCATTACTAGGCACTAGTTCTGCACATATCTCCGTTTGTTTATCCACAGATGTAATGTTTCCAAATATTGCCGAAAAAATTATCCAATGTCCTTTCCAGTTATTCAAAGTGTCCGAAAAATCATTATCCTTAAGTCTTTTTGTGTTATAGTAGTATGAATCATCCAACAATATGCGAAGAGCTGTCATTGCATTTGATTTTCCAGAATCATTTTCCCCAATAATTGTATTTACTCCTTCAACGAAAGAAAAATGTGTAGCTCTTAAATTTTTGTAATTTACAACTTGAAAATGATTTAAATACATATATTCAACCCCTTTTTTCACTTTAATTTTATCTCCCCCACCAACTCATTCACCGTTTTAAACGATCACATCTCTGATGGCGTCTACTTGCATATTTATAGGATAGCTGTTCGTTGGTAAGATCTTTTAAGCGATACTCTTTAATTGCCTCTGTATGGATTTTATAGTTAATCTTTGAAATTTCTCGATTAAGATTTCAACCTAATGATAATTTTTAGTTTTCATATGATTTAAGTCTTTTGTAATCTTGAATTACACGCATCTTAAATCAAGCAAAAATCCATGAAGCAAATTCAAAAACAATATCTGTATGTGCAAATTCACCACCATATCTTCCACCTTTTGAAATAATTCCAATAGCTTCTGCTTTCTCTACCCATTTTTAGGAGACAATGTAAAGGAATTAAATTCATGTTGTTTAAGCTTTCTCATAAACCAAGAAATTAAATTGTATCTTTTCTTCTCATCCAATTTTTGAATACATCACTTGGTTCATCACTTTTATATCTAGCAATATCCGTTAGACTTATATAGTCGTTTTTAAAGTCTTCAGTATAAATTTGAATAGCAAAACCTTTTGCTTCAATCGTGTCTTTTTTCGCCTTAGACATATGAGTTCCTCCTTTATGCTGATGTACTGTTTACAATATTTTTTTTCATAAAACTCTCCTGCATAGCACACCAACAATTCATTTTTCTAGCTTTAAACTTTGGTAGAAGCTCTAAAACCCTTGTGTTTACTTGACTATTTGCCTGTGTCATTATTATGACACGAAACCCACACGCGGGATCGTATACCTTGTTGACCTGCTCCTTGCCGATGACAGTGAGGCGCGTGAGGAGTTCGGAGACCTCCTGCGGCGTGTAGTATTCACCTCCGCTCTTACCTGCGTTTGATGCGTACATGCCCATCAGGTACTCATACGCGTCGCCGAAAGCGTCGATGGTATTGTCCTGGTAGTGTCCGAGGCTCATGTCCCCGACACCGTCGAGCAGCTTGACGAGTTTCGCGTTGCGCTCCTTCACCGTCGCGCCAAGCTTATTGCTGTTGACATCGAGATCTTCAAACAGACCTTCCAAATCGCCCTCGCTCACCGTTCCCGCCGCCGAACATTCGATGTTATGAAAGACTTTTTCGAGCGTCTCGTTGAGGTTTTCATTCGCGGCGACATTTTTCCGCACATTCTGAAACAGTTCGCTCGGCGGGATGAAATAGCCCTGCTCTTCAACGAGGCTCGCGCGCTCCCTCTCCGCCTCCGCATCAGACAGCGCGGCATAGTCAAAGTCCGCATCGCCCGCCTCGCGTGCCTCTTCGTTGAGGTAGTTCGTCAGTTTCTCCGAGATATAGCGATAGAACAGCGTGCCGAGCACATACTGCTTGAAGTCCCAGCCGTCCACGCTCCCGCGCAGGTCGTTCGCAATCTGCCAGATGGCGCGGTGCAGCTCCGCACGCTCCATTTCCTTCTTATTGTCCATGTCTTCGCTCCCTTGCTGTACGTTCGTTCATTTTTCTTTATGCGCTTCTTAATTCGCTGCATACAAACTTTTGTCCTGCTTTTTATACTGTCGGATCTCATAAACGGGAGCGTTCAGCTGCAATTAAAATTTCTGTTTGTATATCAGCGACCGATGTAATGGCGGTAAGTGTCCTTGCATTCCACTTGCAGGGTGATATAATGAAAGCAAATAGAAAAGGAGTGATGCAGCGATGATCAATCAGGAGCGTCTGGCACAGGATTTCAATGTAATGCGGGGGATTACGGCGCCCGGCGAAGGGATTAACCGCCTCGCGTTCACGGACAGCGACTGGGAGGGGCGCGCTTATCTCATGCGTCAGATGGAGGCGGCGGGACTGACTCTGCGTACGGACGCCTTCGGAAACGTCCTCGGCCGTCTTGCGGGAAAGGACAACAGCCTCCCCGCCGTCATGTGCGGCTCGCACAGCGACAGCGTTCCGCGCGGCGGCAACTACGACGGTCTAGCGGGCGTGCTCGCGGCGCTCGAAACCGTACGCAGCATGCGCGAGGACGGGTTTCAGCCGGATCACCCCATCGAGGTTGTCCTCTTCATGTGTGAGGAGTCTAGCCGCTTTTCCGCCGCGACGCTCGGCAGCCGCGCCATGCGCGGCGAGCTCTCGTCCGAGGACCTGCAGCATCTGCACGACAAAGAGGGAAAGACGCTCTTCTCTGTGCTGAAGGAGCGCGGACTTGATCCTGAGAACATCGCGGGAGCGAAGTACACGCAGCCGCTCAAGGCGATGCTCGAGCTGCACATCGAACAGGGCAAGGTGCTTGAGCATGAGGGGATTCCTGTCGGCATCGTCACAGGCATCGCCGCACCCGCCCGCTTTTACTGTGACATTCACGGAGCCGCGGATCACAGCGGCGCGACGCCCATGCCTCTGCGCCATGACGCGCTCTGCGCGGCGGCGGAGATCATCCTCGCGGTGGAGCGCGCCGCCGGCGCGCAGGCAGATCCGCCCGTCGTCGGCACGGTCGGCGTCGTTGATGTCACCCCGGGCGTGATGAACGTCATCCCCGGCGACGTATCGCTTGGCGTCGACCTGCGAAGCATTGACGCAAATGCGCGTGAGCAGGTCGAGCAAACGGTCCGCAGCGAGATTGAAGCCATCACGCGCGCACGCGGACTCCGTTATGAGATTCGCCCCGTCAGCAAGGAGAGTCCCGCACGCATGGCCCCTGCCCTCGTCGACCTCATCGCCGCCGAGGCGGAGAAGGCAGGCATTCCCTATCGCAGGATGCCAAGCGGCGCGGGGCATGACAGCATGCACTGGGCGGACTACGCGCCGACGGGCATGATCTTCATCCCCTGCCGGGACGGCATCAGCCACAATCCCGCCGAGTACGCGAGCATCGAGCAGATTGTCACAGGCGTTCAGCTCTATTCCGCGGTCATGCGCCGTCTTGCCGTGCGCGGGGAGGATATATCGTAGTGTAAAGGCAACGGCAGCCCCTTTTCATGTAAAAATGTGTATTTTGTGTCCTCTTGTCAATCCCTGCCCTTTCATTGTAAAATAAAGGCAGAAGGGAGCGTACCCTAAATATGGCACGAATCAAAGAGTGGGAAGAACTCACCATCTGTGACAACTTCCTCTTTCAGAAAGTCATGCAGAACAAGCGGCTCTGCAAGCGCCTTATTCAGAAACTACTGAGAATCAAGGTCAAGAATATCATTTATCCTGTGGCAGAGAAGAGCATTGCCATCGGAGCCACCAGCAAGGCCGTTCGGCTGGATCTCTATGTCGAAACGGACGATGGCACCATCATAGATATCGAAATTCAGACCACGGATGATATTGACGGCTGGCTCCCCAAGCGCACAAGATACTATCAAGCCATGATTGACCTTGATGTACTGGGCACGGGCAGGGATTACATCGAGCTCAAGAAGTCTTATATCATCTTCATCTGCACCTTTGACCCGTTTGACTTGGGAGAGAAAGTCTATACCTTTTCCAATTGCTGCCACGAGCTTAATGACCTGGAGCTTGGCGATGAGACCACAAAAATCTTCCTAAACGCCAAGGGTACCAAGGGCAATGTGGATAAGGACATCGAGAGTTTCCTGGCATATGTAGACGGCAAAGCCGCCGAGGGTAAATTCACGCAGGACATAGCAGCCGAAGTAGAGCGTGTAAAGCAACATAACGAAACGAGGGTGGAGTATATGACGCTTATGATGGAACTCAAACAACAGAGACGTGAGGGCTATGCCGAGGGCGAAGCATCGGGCAAGGATTCTGAACGTCTTAATTCCATTCGCAATTTGATGGACTCACTGCATTGGACTGCGCAGCAGGCAATGGACGCATTGAAAATCCCTGCCGCGGAGCAGGGCAAGTATGCGGCACAGCTTTAAGGAAGCACTTCCTCCTCCGTAAGGTGCATATCCGTTGTTACCATATCGCAGGATGCCAAGCGGCGCGGGGAAGATTTATCGTAGTGTAAAGAGAAAGAGGATGCCGCGCGAAAGCAGCGCGCGGCATCCTCTTTATTTTTTTTGCTGCGCTCCTGCGAGCGCAGTCTTTTTATGCTCTTGTCACGCCCACATTACAGGGAGTCGTCTTTGCCAAGCCCTTCGAGCCAGTTATCGACTTCCGCCTTGGCCTCGTCCCGCTCCTTTTGCGCCTTGGTGCCGCGCATCTCCAGCGGAGGCAGGAGCCCCAGCGGCCGCGTGAGCTGCACGATCGTTTCCGGCGTGCTTCCGATGCCGCTGCCCTCATGCGTGCAGAAGGGGACAATGATCTTCCCTCGGAAGCTCTCATGCTCCAAGAAGGTGTAGACTGTCATGGGGAGATCGCCCCACCAGATGGGATAGCCAAGGAAGATGACATCGTATCCCGACAGGTCGGGAATCTCGCCCTTGACTGCCGGTCTCGCGTTCTTTGCCTTTTCCTCTTTGGCGACGTCGGTCGCCTCTTTATAGTCCTTCGGATAGGGCTTTTCCGGCTCTATCTTGTAGATATCCGCCCCCAGATCTTCTGCGATACGCTCGGCAAGTATCTCGGTATTGCCCTTCTCAATGACGCCCACGCCCGTATTCTCATCGGCGCGCGAGTAGTAAGCCACCATGATTTTCTTGCCCTTCAGCTTGCCGAAATCCCTGTCGGCCGGCGCTTCCGCCTTTCCCGCGTCAGGCGCGGGCTGTTCCATCGCGGTCTCACTGCCGCAGCCCGCGAGAAGCGCGAGCGCGACGACAAGCGCTGTCAAAAGCGAGCAGAATTTCATACGATTCATAGAGGTACCTGCCTTCCTTATAATAGGAAACACGGATAAATCTGCACCCAGCTGACAGACTTCATTTTATCGGCGCTTCCATAAACAAAAAAGCCGACAGAAACACGTTCCGCGTTTCCATCGACCCTCATCCGTCTTTTCCTCGCCGAATCTCATGAAGTCCGCCGGATTCTCATGGGACGCGAGGCGGTTTAACGAGCCTGATCCTGGATATCCATGGCGTCGTGCATCCGACGATTGATGGAGCTGAGCCCCCGGTAGACGGTATTGATATCAATATCGTCGCCTCGTGTATCCATGTATCGCTCCAGCTTGCGCTTGACGCGCTGCAGGGCATTGTCGATCGACTTGACATGGCGATCGAGATCGCCCGCAATCTCCTGATAGGACTTCCCGTCGAGATAACTCATCAACACACGCCATTCGAGATCGGAGAGTATCTCCTCCATCTTGGCCTCGATATCGATGAACTCCTCCTGGCAGATGACCAGCTCTTCCGGATCGGAGATGCGCGCCCCCGGCAATACGTCGAGCAGGGTGCGATCGGATTCCTCGTCGTAGATGGGCTTGTTGAGCGATATATAGGAGTTCAGGGGTATGTGTTTCTGTCTTGTCGCCGTCTTGATGGCAGTGATGATCTGTCGTGTCACACACAGCTCTGCAAAAGCACGGAACGAGGAGAGCTTGTCGTTGCGAAAATCGCGAATCGCTTTATAGAGCCCGATCATGCCTTCCTGCACGATATCTTCACGATCCGCACCGATGAGAAAGTAGGAGCGTGCCTTTGCCCGAACGAAGTTGCGATATTTATTAATCAGGTAGTCCAGAGCAGCACCGTTGCAGTTCTCCTTGATGTCGGCAACCACATCCTCATCTGTCATATCGTCGAGATTGGCGTAGAGAGAGTCCGTGCTGTTCTCTTTTCCTTCTGCTTCCATTTCATCGACTCCATTACATTGACAAAATCTTTACTGCATGTCTGATTATAACGCAAGTCCTAAAAGGCGTCAAGTATGGGCGTCATAGGAAGTTTGGACTATATGCTTTAAAATCCTTTTCTGAGTGCATCTAATTTTTTAAGCGTTTCTTCATCCAGTCTGCCGCCGACTTCATTGCGAACAAGCGGCAGCGTGACCTCCCCCAGATAGTCTCGGTGGAGCTTCTTCTTCACTCTCTTGACGCGTCTCTCCAGCTCCCGGCTCGGTATGCGATAGGCGCCCGCGCCCAATGCCACGCCCTGTTCCGCGCTGTCGGAAGTGACGACATAGACTTCCTTCCGAAGCGACAGCGCATAGGCGAGCCGTTCAATGACGGTATCCGCCGTCTCACCGGCTCCCGTATAGATGATGGAGAGATACCTGTCGTACCTCTCTTCCTTTGCCTGCTCCTCGGTATACGGCGCATCAAAGACGACGGTGATATCCGCTCTTTCATAGGCTCCGTACTCGGACAGGAGAAAGACGAGTCTGTCTCTTGCAAGGGAGAGATCGTCCATCAGGGAGGAGAGCTCCTTCCACGC
This portion of the Selenomonas sp. TAMA-11512 genome encodes:
- a CDS encoding AAA family ATPase; the protein is MKKGVEYMYLNHFQVVNYKNLRATHFSFVEGVNTIIGENDSGKSNAMTALRILLDDSYYYNTKRLKDNDFSDTLNNWKGHWIIFSAIFGNITSVDKQTEICAELVPSNENEDFLKSYIKSGDDNIGVISLFIRPQKQIRKKLSEITNPIEFEKERNKIRIADYEFYFTSRAQTDFINETIYKKIVGDLDNGQCTNPDEDDDEILGCKLNIADVQDHISVVFVDALRDVESELKKPKNPIRRIIESVESLIKESEISSIKDEIMNLNKSISKVEQVELVGKKINEKLLDMIGMVYSPEIILESGMKDDLKSLSRYLFLKPSKQNDIESLGLGHLNMIYMALKIVEYEINRTRELINIMIIEEPEAHIHTHIQRTLFDKLKVAKDYTQIITTTHSTHLAEVSNIKNINILKSLDNKSISMQPNNGLDEFGEEFLNLKNLTLSNCIERYLDAKRTVLLFSKGVILVEGDGEEILIPNIVKSAFGVSLDELGIGLINVGSVSFEYIASLFADIRINRSCAIVTDEDVQIVESTSSFYKMQAQKRGESRKEKLEMLYDRNIWVKSFYAPHTLEIDFALTNNRQNKEYINEVIELNYSIDCTRKEHKNNIDTGSDADCANTILTLARDMGKGWYATILSNYIDSAVCIPQYILAAIAFASREIINVDIIFKMVEYSLNQYEETEDSIKLKEKFQMLTDVTDKKCCIQNFRDAYEDGVVSKLLIEVDKYCESWCE
- a CDS encoding type I restriction-modification system subunit M; translation: MDNKKEMERAELHRAIWQIANDLRGSVDGWDFKQYVLGTLFYRYISEKLTNYLNEEAREAGDADFDYAALSDAEAERERASLVEEQGYFIPPSELFQNVRKNVAANENLNETLEKVFHNIECSAAGTVSEGDLEGLFEDLDVNSNKLGATVKERNAKLVKLLDGVGDMSLGHYQDNTIDAFGDAYEYLMGMYASNAGKSGGEYYTPQEVSELLTRLTVIGKEQVNKVYDPACGFRVIIMTQANSQVNTRVLELLPKFKARKMNCWCAMQESFMKKNIVNSTSA
- a CDS encoding Zn-dependent hydrolase, which gives rise to MINQERLAQDFNVMRGITAPGEGINRLAFTDSDWEGRAYLMRQMEAAGLTLRTDAFGNVLGRLAGKDNSLPAVMCGSHSDSVPRGGNYDGLAGVLAALETVRSMREDGFQPDHPIEVVLFMCEESSRFSAATLGSRAMRGELSSEDLQHLHDKEGKTLFSVLKERGLDPENIAGAKYTQPLKAMLELHIEQGKVLEHEGIPVGIVTGIAAPARFYCDIHGAADHSGATPMPLRHDALCAAAEIILAVERAAGAQADPPVVGTVGVVDVTPGVMNVIPGDVSLGVDLRSIDANAREQVEQTVRSEIEAITRARGLRYEIRPVSKESPARMAPALVDLIAAEAEKAGIPYRRMPSGAGHDSMHWADYAPTGMIFIPCRDGISHNPAEYASIEQIVTGVQLYSAVMRRLAVRGEDIS
- a CDS encoding Rpn family recombination-promoting nuclease/putative transposase encodes the protein MARIKEWEELTICDNFLFQKVMQNKRLCKRLIQKLLRIKVKNIIYPVAEKSIAIGATSKAVRLDLYVETDDGTIIDIEIQTTDDIDGWLPKRTRYYQAMIDLDVLGTGRDYIELKKSYIIFICTFDPFDLGEKVYTFSNCCHELNDLELGDETTKIFLNAKGTKGNVDKDIESFLAYVDGKAAEGKFTQDIAAEVERVKQHNETRVEYMTLMMELKQQRREGYAEGEASGKDSERLNSIRNLMDSLHWTAQQAMDALKIPAAEQGKYAAQL
- a CDS encoding flavodoxin; this translates as MNRMKFCSLLTALVVALALLAGCGSETAMEQPAPDAGKAEAPADRDFGKLKGKKIMVAYYSRADENTGVGVIEKGNTEILAERIAEDLGADIYKIEPEKPYPKDYKEATDVAKEEKAKNARPAVKGEIPDLSGYDVIFLGYPIWWGDLPMTVYTFLEHESFRGKIIVPFCTHEGSGIGSTPETIVQLTRPLGLLPPLEMRGTKAQKERDEAKAEVDNWLEGLGKDDSL
- the sigH gene encoding RNA polymerase sporulation sigma factor SigH, with the translated sequence MEAEGKENSTDSLYANLDDMTDEDVVADIKENCNGAALDYLINKYRNFVRAKARSYFLIGADREDIVQEGMIGLYKAIRDFRNDKLSSFRAFAELCVTRQIITAIKTATRQKHIPLNSYISLNKPIYDEESDRTLLDVLPGARISDPEELVICQEEFIDIEAKMEEILSDLEWRVLMSYLDGKSYQEIAGDLDRHVKSIDNALQRVKRKLERYMDTRGDDIDINTVYRGLSSINRRMHDAMDIQDQAR
- a CDS encoding NYN domain-containing protein, whose translation is MRAGRKSHYLIDGYNVIHAWKELSSLMDDLSLARDRLVFLLSEYGAYERADITVVFDAPYTEEQAKEERYDRYLSIIYTGAGETADTVIERLAYALSLRKEVYVVTSDSAEQGVALGAGAYRIPSRELERRVKRVKKKLHRDYLGEVTLPLVRNEVGGRLDEETLKKLDALRKGF